In Rutidosis leptorrhynchoides isolate AG116_Rl617_1_P2 chromosome 2, CSIRO_AGI_Rlap_v1, whole genome shotgun sequence, one genomic interval encodes:
- the LOC139893989 gene encoding probable isoaspartyl peptidase/L-asparaginase 2 — protein MPAGWAIAVHGGAGVDPNLPTERQEEAKQLLTRCLNLGIDALGSSASAIDVVELVRELESDPMFNSGRGSALTENGTVEMEASIMDGVGRRCGAVSGLTTVKNPVSLARLVMDKSPHSYLAFSGAEKFAKQMGVETVENDYFVTQDNVEMLKLAKEANSIVFDYRIPKGSNYESCGTLVESPIHMNGIPISIYAPETVGCVVVDRQGHCAAATSTGGLLNKRMGRIGDSPLIGAGTYACDLCAVSCTGEGEAIIRGTLAREVGAVMEYKGLGLQDAVDFVIKERLDEGKAGLIAVSKTGQVAYGFNCVGMFRGCATENGFMEVSIWD, from the exons ATGCCAGCTGGTTGGGCTATAGCAGTACACGGTGGTGCCGGAGTAGACCCAAACCTTCCAACCGAACGCCAAGAAGAAGCCAAACAACTCCTCACTCGTTGTCTTAATCTTGGAATCGATGCTCTTGGTTCTTCTGCATCTGCCATTGATGTTGTTGAACTT GTACGAGAATTGGAATCGGATCCTATGTTTAATTCTGGCCGTGGATCTGCATTGACAGAGAATGGAACGGTTGAGATGGAAGCTAGTATTATGGACGGTGTTGGGAGACGATGTGGTGCGGTTTCAGGGCTCACCACGGTCAAGAATCCGGTCTCGTTGGCTCGTTTAGTCATGGACAAGTCGCCTCATTCTTATCTCGCATTTTCTGGTGCCGAGAAGTTTGCAAAACAAATG GGTGTGGAGACGGTAGAGAATGACTACTTCGTTACTCAGGACAATGTTGAAATGCTTAAATTAGCAAAGGAAGCAAACTCCATTGTG TTTGATTACAGGATCCCAAAGGGCAGTAATTACGAATCATGTGGAACACTAGTCGAAAGCCCAATACACATGAACGGGATTCCAATAAGCATCTACGCACCCGAGACAGTGGGGTGCGTAGTGGTGGACCGTCAAGGCCATTGTGCGGCTGCAACCTCAACCGGTGGGCTTCTAAACAAAAGAATGGGCCGAATAGGTGACTCGCCACTTATAGGGGCAGGGACATATGCGTGTGATCTATGCGCGGTGTCGTGTACCGGTGAGGGTGAAGCAATTATACGAGGGACTCTTGCACGCGAAGTGGGTGCGGTTATGGAATACAAAGGGTTAGGATTGCAAGATGCGGTTGACTTTGTGATTAAAGAAAGGTTAGATGAAGGGAAGGCTGGGTTGATTGCGGTCTCGAAAACAGGTCAAGTGGCTTACGGGTTTAATTGCGTAGGGATGTTTAGAGGGTGTGCTACAGAAAATGGGTTCATGGAAGTTAGTATTTGggattga